The following coding sequences lie in one uncultured Mailhella sp. genomic window:
- a CDS encoding tetratricopeptide repeat protein, with amino-acid sequence MLTESQITRLLDIANAGCHKGLVLQARAIYDGVLAVRPGHVPALIGQALSHIVIGEYDEAEKLLCDGVLSEHPDDADARAVLGLCLCLADKKEEARAVLSPLAENGGQNAELARSLLENMDAA; translated from the coding sequence ATGCTTACCGAGTCCCAGATAACCCGCCTGCTCGACATTGCCAACGCCGGCTGCCACAAAGGTCTGGTGCTTCAGGCCCGCGCCATCTACGACGGTGTTCTCGCCGTCCGTCCCGGTCATGTTCCGGCGCTCATCGGACAGGCGCTCAGCCATATCGTCATCGGAGAATATGATGAGGCCGAAAAGCTGCTTTGCGACGGCGTTCTTTCCGAACACCCCGACGACGCCGACGCCAGGGCCGTGCTCGGTCTGTGCCTCTGCCTCGCCGACAAAAAGGAAGAAGCCAGGGCCGTGCTCAGTCCTCTGGCCGAAAACGGAGGACAAAACGCCGAGCTGGCCCGCTCGCTTCTGGAAAACATGGACGCCGCCTGA
- a CDS encoding EscF/YscF/HrpA family type III secretion system needle major subunit translates to MDSISGFNISQMFENTLQGISTKGSDLNAKMEALGEGSELSNEQMISLQFEIGQYNAMMEALSTVTKSMTDMMKSLAQRSS, encoded by the coding sequence ATGGATTCCATCAGCGGATTCAACATTTCCCAGATGTTTGAAAACACCCTTCAGGGCATCAGCACCAAGGGTTCCGATCTCAACGCGAAGATGGAAGCCCTGGGCGAAGGCTCCGAGCTGAGCAACGAGCAGATGATTTCCCTTCAGTTTGAAATCGGTCAGTACAACGCCATGATGGAGGCGCTCTCCACCGTGACCAAGAGCATGACCGACATGATGAAGAGTCTCGCCCAGCGCTCCAGCTGA
- the sctD gene encoding type III secretion system inner membrane ring subunit SctD, whose protein sequence is MNGVTLRVFSGIHLGAEIELEDGAYVMGSDDSCDLIFGDSSLVVRHAVLRVTSSEKGPQVTVEPLDGPVTLNGEALQQEQPVLPRRPFSLGQVLFAWTETASAGNAAWQEVEDVIARAHRPAEAPSPDNARAAATTSAAAAPDANNAGSPDETAPLSMEEASPAEGASEPPRSSGRVLRKAGVALAVVLLGMLSLTWKGSDGGISPEERVRALLDEAGYHNLTVVGTENGVTVTGRIASDRERGRLLRLAQFLQFPVYLDVTVRSDAADAVRASFNTLGLYPDVTELPPSAHPGLLVKGYIKNGVLEEQALSEAVRNVPDLQTSPSTGKPKLALFRDIRHETDVQILLAPALISAGLETVKTEYLPGRIVLHGAFTPQTRSSLEKTVAAVQERLGVPVRFDIVNDSETLQPAKRDNIYAREEPRRAAPAASAPREATGFSVTSVSMGALKFITLAGGERVFEGGDLPGGYRLESISVDALTLSRNNQTITYPLRGSHE, encoded by the coding sequence ATGAACGGCGTCACCCTTCGCGTGTTTTCCGGCATTCACCTCGGCGCGGAAATAGAACTGGAAGACGGCGCGTACGTCATGGGTTCCGACGATTCCTGCGATCTCATTTTCGGAGATTCCTCCCTCGTGGTCCGTCATGCCGTGCTGCGCGTCACCTCTTCGGAAAAGGGGCCGCAGGTGACCGTGGAACCGCTGGACGGCCCCGTAACGCTGAACGGCGAAGCGCTGCAGCAGGAACAGCCGGTGTTGCCGCGACGGCCCTTCAGCCTCGGCCAGGTGCTCTTTGCCTGGACGGAAACCGCGTCCGCCGGAAACGCCGCCTGGCAGGAAGTGGAAGACGTCATCGCACGCGCGCACAGGCCCGCCGAAGCCCCGAGTCCGGACAACGCCCGGGCCGCGGCAACAACGTCGGCAGCCGCCGCTCCCGATGCCAACAATGCTGGCTCCCCCGACGAAACAGCGCCGCTCTCCATGGAAGAAGCCTCGCCTGCGGAAGGAGCCTCCGAGCCGCCGCGCAGCTCCGGCCGCGTTCTGCGGAAGGCGGGCGTCGCCCTTGCCGTGGTGCTGCTGGGCATGTTGTCCCTGACCTGGAAGGGCTCGGACGGCGGAATTTCCCCGGAAGAGCGCGTGCGCGCCCTGCTCGACGAGGCGGGCTATCACAACCTGACCGTGGTCGGCACGGAAAACGGCGTCACCGTGACGGGGCGCATCGCCTCCGACAGGGAACGCGGCAGGCTGCTCAGGCTGGCACAGTTTTTGCAATTTCCCGTGTATCTGGACGTCACGGTTCGTTCCGACGCCGCGGACGCCGTCAGAGCCTCCTTCAACACGCTCGGGCTGTATCCCGACGTGACGGAACTGCCGCCTTCCGCGCATCCGGGGCTGCTGGTCAAGGGCTACATCAAAAACGGCGTGCTGGAGGAACAGGCGCTCTCGGAAGCCGTGCGCAACGTGCCCGATCTGCAGACGTCGCCATCCACGGGCAAGCCGAAGCTGGCCCTGTTCCGCGACATCCGCCACGAGACGGACGTGCAGATTCTTCTCGCTCCCGCGCTGATTTCGGCCGGGCTTGAGACGGTGAAGACGGAGTATCTTCCGGGGCGCATCGTGCTGCACGGCGCCTTCACGCCGCAGACGAGGTCCTCGCTGGAAAAGACGGTCGCCGCCGTGCAGGAACGTCTCGGCGTTCCGGTGCGTTTCGACATCGTCAATGATTCCGAAACGCTGCAGCCGGCCAAACGCGACAACATCTACGCGAGGGAAGAGCCGCGGCGCGCCGCTCCCGCCGCGTCCGCGCCACGCGAAGCGACGGGCTTCAGTGTGACCTCGGTTTCCATGGGCGCCTTGAAGTTCATCACTCTGGCCGGAGGCGAACGGGTGTTTGAAGGCGGCGATCTGCCCGGCGGATACCGGCTGGAAAGCATTTCCGTCGATGCGCTTACCCTGAGCAGGAACAATCAAACCATCACCTATCCATTGCGAGGTTCCCATGAGTGA
- a CDS encoding HrpE/YscL family type III secretion apparatus protein: MFRLGEDSVRPAAGSKIIKAEEYGLFLEADALLAAARDKSALMQKKAEEAYAQKKEEGYRDGIEEGKMEHAEKMMETILSSVEFIEGIEDTLVSVVNQAIRKIIGEMDDKERIVRIVRNALNTVRGQQRVTVRVAPADEEAVTQALAAMTAGSSGTAFLTIVADARLPRDSCILESELGVVDASLETQLKALENAFHSKIRQ; this comes from the coding sequence ATGTTTCGATTAGGCGAAGACTCCGTGCGCCCCGCCGCGGGCTCGAAAATCATCAAGGCGGAGGAGTACGGCCTTTTTCTTGAGGCCGACGCTCTGCTTGCCGCCGCCCGGGACAAGTCCGCCCTCATGCAGAAAAAGGCCGAAGAGGCCTATGCGCAGAAAAAAGAAGAGGGATACCGCGACGGCATAGAAGAAGGAAAAATGGAACACGCGGAAAAAATGATGGAAACCATCCTGAGTTCCGTGGAGTTCATTGAAGGCATCGAAGACACGCTGGTCAGCGTGGTCAATCAGGCCATCCGCAAGATCATCGGAGAAATGGACGACAAGGAGCGCATCGTGCGCATCGTGCGCAACGCGCTGAACACGGTGCGCGGTCAGCAGCGGGTGACCGTGCGCGTGGCTCCCGCCGACGAGGAAGCCGTAACGCAGGCCCTGGCCGCCATGACTGCAGGTTCTTCCGGCACGGCCTTTCTCACCATTGTGGCCGACGCCCGTCTCCCCCGCGACTCCTGCATTCTGGAAAGCGAGCTCGGCGTGGTGGACGCCAGCCTTGAAACCCAGCTGAAGGCACTCGAAAACGCCTTTCACAGCAAGATACGTCAGTAA
- the sctB gene encoding type III secretion system translocon subunit SctB encodes MATINSVNDLVGFDQYLYDYMKTSYIKSTGKTESDFEALVLSVSDNGKLSFMDVVDEIRDLLPKPTGTLNASSLGAVPSFGSSYLALITELSSEQRRQNAEMRAMQTEEMASKIEEQADTIREKAIVQLVTGVVTGALSIAQGLTSVSMTAKGMRANEQTAKDAYNSSIESSTGGGTKPIVGEQAMNEALDKANNASTLARQQADMMLNSRVQAFNSGMGGANSILGSIGQCVSTMYDAELKELEGDVERIRAQQQNLESLDESLKALIQKSLSSQDAIQQNINQTRTKILG; translated from the coding sequence ATGGCCACCATCAACAGTGTCAACGATCTCGTAGGATTCGACCAGTATCTCTACGACTACATGAAGACGTCCTACATCAAGTCCACCGGCAAGACCGAAAGCGACTTTGAAGCGCTGGTTCTTTCCGTTTCGGACAACGGCAAGCTCTCCTTCATGGACGTCGTGGACGAAATACGCGACCTTCTGCCCAAGCCCACAGGAACCCTCAATGCTTCCTCTCTGGGAGCCGTGCCCTCCTTCGGCAGCAGCTATCTGGCCCTGATTACCGAGCTTTCCTCGGAACAGCGCCGTCAGAATGCCGAAATGCGCGCCATGCAGACCGAAGAAATGGCTTCCAAGATTGAAGAACAGGCCGACACCATCCGCGAAAAGGCCATAGTGCAGCTTGTCACCGGCGTCGTGACCGGTGCGCTGAGCATCGCGCAGGGCCTGACATCCGTCTCCATGACGGCCAAAGGCATGAGGGCCAACGAACAGACCGCCAAGGACGCATACAACTCTTCCATTGAATCCTCCACGGGCGGCGGCACCAAGCCCATCGTCGGCGAACAGGCCATGAACGAAGCGCTGGACAAGGCAAACAACGCCTCCACGCTGGCCAGACAGCAGGCCGATATGATGCTCAACTCCAGAGTGCAGGCCTTCAACTCCGGCATGGGCGGAGCCAACAGCATTCTCGGCAGCATCGGTCAATGCGTGAGCACCATGTACGACGCCGAGCTCAAGGAACTTGAAGGCGACGTGGAACGCATCCGCGCCCAGCAGCAGAATCTGGAAAGCCTGGACGAGTCCCTGAAGGCCCTCATTCAAAAGTCCCTCAGCTCGCAGGACGCCATTCAGCAGAACATCAATCAGACCAGAACCAAAATTCTTGGCTGA
- a CDS encoding type III secretion system protein: protein MVDFNPISSYNPLSSTSGVNSQKTGATGSSGADAPLVLDPKNEELQNILAELGLPEIPLSSSPLSLDTLINAIGDDVRRQACRDGVSSLELKAEQQAEVNEKELQEIADRLEEMKKKSVLNGFLKAFKIIGAIVGAIASVASIVAGALTANPLLIAAGAVGLVSTVDSVVSLASDGKYSIAAGFTELGKKLGMSDEAAQWFGFGMNMAIMVVSIGVSLGAGFASSAGSLASVGSQAAQKAAQITSLASKVTNIASGVTNTATGAATIAGAVIDYKISNSQADSKELEAILERLRQAIQMDRDLVEAEMTRANDLMTQVKEIVGECAETQSAILGVSPTMA, encoded by the coding sequence ATGGTCGATTTCAACCCTATCAGTTCATATAATCCGCTCTCTTCCACCAGCGGCGTAAATTCCCAGAAAACCGGCGCAACCGGCTCTTCCGGCGCCGACGCCCCCCTTGTTCTCGACCCTAAGAACGAGGAACTTCAGAATATTCTTGCCGAACTCGGTCTGCCCGAGATTCCCCTCTCCTCCAGCCCGCTTTCCCTCGACACGCTGATCAACGCCATCGGCGACGACGTGCGCCGTCAGGCCTGCCGCGACGGCGTGTCCAGCCTGGAGCTCAAGGCGGAACAGCAGGCGGAAGTCAATGAAAAGGAATTGCAGGAAATTGCCGACCGTCTGGAAGAAATGAAGAAGAAATCCGTGCTCAACGGATTTCTCAAGGCCTTCAAGATCATCGGCGCCATCGTGGGAGCCATTGCTTCCGTGGCGAGCATCGTCGCCGGCGCGCTTACGGCCAACCCGCTGCTCATTGCCGCAGGCGCCGTCGGCCTGGTCTCCACCGTGGACAGCGTGGTTTCCCTCGCGTCCGACGGCAAGTACAGCATCGCCGCCGGATTCACGGAGCTCGGCAAAAAACTGGGCATGAGCGACGAAGCCGCCCAGTGGTTCGGCTTCGGCATGAACATGGCCATCATGGTGGTCTCCATAGGCGTCAGCCTCGGCGCGGGCTTTGCCTCCAGCGCCGGAAGCCTGGCCAGCGTCGGCAGTCAGGCCGCGCAGAAGGCCGCGCAGATCACGTCGCTGGCCTCCAAGGTCACCAACATCGCCTCCGGCGTCACCAACACCGCCACAGGCGCCGCCACCATCGCCGGAGCCGTCATCGACTACAAGATCTCCAACAGTCAGGCGGACAGCAAGGAGCTTGAAGCCATTCTGGAACGTCTGCGCCAGGCCATACAGATGGACAGAGATCTCGTGGAAGCGGAAATGACGCGGGCCAACGATCTCATGACTCAGGTAAAAGAAATCGTCGGGGAATGCGCGGAAACGCAAAGCGCCATTCTGGGCGTCTCCCCCACCATGGCCTGA
- the sctJ gene encoding type III secretion system inner membrane ring lipoprotein SctJ: MLFFRSHCCSALRRALCLVCVLAVLLLAGCKTEIYQGLSENQANTMLSVLLRHGISAEKVAAKSDFSIAVEEKQIVQALEILRENSLPREDFQSLGQVFSAQGMISSTTEEQARLAYALSQELADTLSRIDGVLTARVHVVLGQTDLGTGNVTPPSAAVFLRHTPESQATRLIPYIRELAANAVPGLMQDKVSVMLVPVRETVSVPMPDQSAAETDNRKFYIAAGVAGLLALACIGLAGAAIMYARRNKNRAQ, encoded by the coding sequence ATGTTGTTCTTCCGTTCTCATTGTTGTTCCGCCCTCCGCCGGGCCCTCTGCCTTGTCTGCGTTCTGGCCGTCCTTCTGCTTGCGGGATGCAAAACCGAAATCTACCAGGGGCTGAGCGAGAATCAGGCCAACACCATGCTTTCCGTGCTGCTGCGACACGGCATTTCCGCGGAAAAGGTGGCCGCCAAAAGCGATTTCAGCATTGCCGTGGAAGAAAAGCAGATCGTGCAGGCGCTGGAAATCCTGCGGGAAAACAGTCTCCCCCGCGAGGACTTCCAGAGTCTGGGACAGGTCTTTTCCGCCCAGGGCATGATTTCCTCCACCACCGAGGAACAGGCCAGACTGGCCTACGCGCTCTCCCAGGAGCTCGCCGACACCCTCTCCCGCATCGACGGCGTGCTCACTGCAAGAGTTCACGTGGTGCTCGGTCAGACCGACCTCGGCACCGGCAACGTCACCCCGCCGAGCGCCGCCGTGTTCCTGCGGCACACGCCGGAATCTCAGGCCACAAGACTTATTCCCTACATCCGGGAACTGGCCGCCAACGCCGTTCCCGGCCTCATGCAGGACAAGGTTTCCGTCATGCTGGTTCCCGTGCGAGAAACCGTAAGCGTGCCCATGCCAGATCAAAGCGCCGCCGAAACCGACAATCGCAAGTTCTATATCGCCGCCGGAGTTGCCGGACTGCTGGCGCTCGCCTGCATCGGTCTGGCGGGCGCGGCCATCATGTACGCGCGCCGAAACAAAAACAGGGCACAGTAA
- the sctC gene encoding type III secretion system outer membrane ring subunit SctC, translated as MRISASRLFPSSTLRLALVACLCLLVFCAQASAAGPFRHNFSYYADRQELGTVLMNFAQAEGYTAAVSPAVKGKVSGRFQDVPPLIFLDGMRSAFDVYWYTLGKTLHFYNASETKRIFISPRTGTAQQLYSALRNSAVFSPQLPPSLGAAGDVISVSGPQAYLDQIRSAVAAYEASQTEQIVMRVFPLKHAWAEDMTVSSMDKTVTVPGIASILRAMVMGTTVSGTKVTQERATVEKLGGKGLAALGADDNSEPQAPASPTPVSSGSISIMADPRVNAVLVSDAAYRMPYYAQVIKDLDKPVELVEIHAAIVDIDTDFKRDLGISFQGAGYNNNGWSGGGTISGNTSGGTGMPSPGVVDSAGMTLSTIYTHGSDFFLARIQALEENNEARVLGRPSVLTVDNIQATLENTTTYYVEVQGYQAVDLYKVEAGTVLRVTPHIIRENGETSIKLAVSVQDDQDNSTSTVSTTTGVPPIKQTKINTQAIVSAGQSLLIGGYYYEQKESGESGVPLLMHIPVLGNLFKAKSKQSKRMERLILITPRIVQLNETNVPVQAEDPSFHRDATQADYAPREPVQPRGAGCSRASSTPKVSTISGAERTL; from the coding sequence ATGAGGATCTCCGCTTCCCGGCTTTTCCCGTCCAGCACGCTCAGACTGGCGCTCGTCGCCTGCCTGTGCCTTCTTGTCTTCTGTGCCCAGGCCTCGGCCGCAGGGCCCTTCCGCCACAATTTCTCCTACTATGCCGATCGACAGGAACTGGGAACGGTACTCATGAACTTTGCGCAGGCCGAAGGCTATACCGCCGCCGTTTCCCCGGCGGTCAAGGGCAAGGTGAGCGGCAGATTTCAGGACGTTCCGCCCCTCATCTTTCTCGACGGCATGCGCAGCGCCTTCGACGTGTACTGGTACACGCTCGGCAAAACGCTGCATTTCTACAACGCCTCGGAAACAAAACGCATCTTCATTTCTCCGCGCACCGGCACGGCGCAGCAGCTCTACAGCGCGCTCCGAAACTCCGCCGTGTTCTCTCCGCAGCTTCCCCCTTCGCTGGGAGCCGCCGGAGACGTCATTTCCGTATCCGGCCCGCAGGCCTATCTGGATCAGATCCGCAGCGCCGTAGCCGCCTATGAAGCCTCGCAGACAGAGCAGATCGTCATGCGGGTCTTTCCGCTCAAGCACGCCTGGGCCGAAGACATGACCGTAAGCAGCATGGACAAAACCGTGACCGTGCCCGGCATCGCCTCCATTCTGCGCGCCATGGTCATGGGCACCACCGTTTCCGGCACCAAGGTGACGCAGGAGCGGGCCACCGTGGAAAAGCTGGGCGGAAAGGGACTGGCCGCGCTCGGCGCCGACGATAATTCCGAACCGCAGGCTCCGGCCTCGCCCACGCCGGTCAGCTCCGGCAGCATCAGCATCATGGCCGATCCGCGCGTCAACGCCGTGCTCGTGAGCGACGCCGCCTACCGCATGCCCTACTACGCCCAGGTCATCAAGGATCTGGACAAGCCCGTGGAACTGGTGGAAATCCACGCCGCCATCGTGGACATCGACACCGACTTCAAGCGCGACCTCGGAATTTCCTTCCAGGGCGCAGGATACAACAACAACGGCTGGAGCGGCGGAGGCACCATTTCCGGCAATACCTCCGGCGGCACGGGCATGCCTTCGCCCGGCGTGGTGGACAGCGCCGGAATGACGCTCTCCACCATCTATACCCACGGCAGCGACTTTTTCCTTGCGCGCATTCAGGCGCTGGAGGAAAACAACGAAGCCCGCGTGCTCGGCCGCCCCTCCGTGCTCACGGTGGACAACATTCAGGCCACCCTGGAAAATACCACCACCTATTATGTGGAAGTGCAGGGCTATCAGGCCGTGGACCTCTACAAAGTGGAAGCCGGCACCGTGCTGCGCGTGACGCCCCACATCATCAGGGAAAACGGCGAAACCTCCATCAAGCTGGCCGTCAGCGTGCAGGACGATCAGGACAACAGCACGAGCACCGTTTCAACCACCACGGGCGTGCCGCCCATCAAGCAGACCAAAATCAACACGCAGGCCATCGTCAGCGCGGGGCAGAGCCTGCTCATCGGCGGCTACTACTACGAGCAGAAGGAGTCCGGAGAAAGCGGCGTTCCCCTGCTCATGCACATTCCCGTGCTGGGCAACCTGTTCAAGGCCAAGTCCAAGCAGAGCAAGCGCATGGAGCGCCTCATTCTCATCACTCCCCGCATCGTGCAGCTGAACGAGACCAACGTACCCGTGCAGGCGGAGGACCCGTCCTTCCATCGCGACGCCACGCAGGCCGACTACGCGCCCCGCGAGCCGGTTCAGCCCCGGGGCGCGGGCTGCTCCCGTGCCTCCAGCACGCCGAAAGTCTCCACGATTTCCGGCGCGGAAAGGACGCTCTAA
- a CDS encoding SycD/LcrH family type III secretion system chaperone — MADNTPLSDSDIATIISALNKGASIGDVCNVTDEQIESLYALAYNLYTSGNFADAGTVFQALCLYRHKEVRFWMGLAGCRQAQGDLKGAVDAYAMAGTAGLLTDPVPFLFAAKCYIQLGDRENAVGALKGLLTLGDENNPAHADCHKKARALLTMLNASE, encoded by the coding sequence ATGGCCGACAACACTCCCCTCAGCGACAGCGACATCGCCACCATCATCAGCGCTCTGAACAAGGGCGCCAGCATCGGCGACGTGTGCAATGTGACGGACGAACAGATAGAATCTCTCTATGCGCTTGCCTACAATCTCTATACCTCCGGCAACTTTGCCGACGCCGGAACCGTGTTTCAGGCTCTGTGCCTGTACCGGCACAAGGAAGTCCGCTTCTGGATGGGACTTGCCGGCTGCCGTCAGGCGCAGGGAGATCTGAAGGGAGCCGTCGACGCCTACGCCATGGCCGGAACCGCCGGTCTGCTGACCGATCCTGTTCCCTTCCTCTTTGCCGCCAAATGCTACATTCAGCTCGGCGACAGGGAAAACGCCGTGGGTGCCCTCAAGGGACTGCTCACGCTGGGCGATGAAAACAATCCCGCACACGCGGACTGCCACAAAAAGGCCCGCGCGCTGCTTACCATGCTCAATGCAAGCGAGTAA
- a CDS encoding USH1C-binding protein 1, which produces MSQVSGTNSLSSIMNTIDLGPTGSVQMMFARLQLAQSEICKAQATDYMKQIEEIQNEQKECAEMIEQARNCQQMGSNGEGVGKISISGTKTTGKDCYPMSQELVDFMNKRGLSFPNNDKDYILGKDEWDYALKSLTNYQETVGNKTQTLMVYLQDFIGQYNSYLQGANTQISNANQTLTNLARGQ; this is translated from the coding sequence ATGTCACAGGTATCTGGAACCAATTCACTTTCCTCCATCATGAACACCATCGATCTCGGCCCCACCGGCAGCGTGCAGATGATGTTCGCCAGGCTTCAGCTTGCGCAGTCCGAAATCTGCAAGGCGCAGGCCACGGACTACATGAAGCAGATCGAAGAAATCCAGAACGAACAGAAAGAATGCGCCGAAATGATCGAACAGGCCCGCAACTGTCAGCAGATGGGCAGCAACGGCGAAGGCGTAGGCAAAATCAGCATCAGCGGCACAAAGACCACAGGCAAGGACTGCTATCCCATGTCGCAGGAACTTGTCGACTTCATGAACAAGCGGGGACTCAGCTTTCCCAACAACGACAAAGACTACATCCTCGGCAAAGACGAGTGGGACTACGCTCTGAAGTCGCTGACCAACTATCAGGAAACCGTGGGCAACAAGACGCAGACCCTCATGGTCTATCTGCAGGACTTCATCGGGCAGTACAACTCCTATCTGCAGGGTGCGAACACCCAGATCTCCAACGCCAACCAGACCCTCACCAATCTGGCCCGCGGTCAATAG